TATGACGAGGAATTACATTATTCAGAAGATTTAAAATTTATAAAAGATATGAAAAAATACGGGGATTTCTTTTTCTTTAAGACTAAAGATGTTTATACTTCCACTAGAAGATTTCAAAAATATGGTTATCTAACCTTAACCTGCTTATGGATATTGCAGAGTATACTACCAAAAAAATTAAAAACAAATAAAAAATATAAGGTTGTGAGAAATTTATGAATATAGTAGAAATTGATAAATTTATAGAGATTTTACAGCAACACCAAAATATAGCTTATTTAATATTATTTATGGGTTCCATGGTAGAAACTATTATAGGTCTTTCATTTTTATTCTTTGGAGAGGTATTTTTTCTAGCTGGAGGAATTTTAGCTGGTACAGGGAGGTTAGATATAGGAAAAGTCATAGTAGTATTATATTTAGGCGGAATTATAGGAGATAATATCAGTTACTTTATCGGAAGAAAATATGGTCTAAAACTTTATGAATCTTTTTCTCAATATAGGTTTTTTAATAGAGTTATAAATAAAAAAAATTATGATAAAGGTGTCTCATATTTTACTAAAGTAGGACCTATCAGTGTATTTTTAGCAAGGTTTATGGGGCCTATTTCATGGATCACTCCATTTATTTCTGGTGTATATACAATGAATTATAGGAAGTTTTTCTTCTATAATTTTTTTGGAGTTATCCTTGGGATTGGACAATTTATAGTTGTAGGATATTTTGGAGGGGAATACATAGATTTATATCTGTAAAGGATATTACTAAATATTTAGAAATTTACTAAATTAAGAATTTTGAGAAGAAAAAGAGTAGATGCTATTTTTAGTCATCTACTCTTTTTTGATTGTTTTTAGGGTTTTAAAGTTTTCATTTTGCAAACATAAGAGGTAAGATCAGAAAAAATTAAAAGTAGTTGTAAAATTTAAACTATTTTTGTTATCATAATAGTTATAAAAGATAGAAGATCATTAACTAGGGGGATTACAATGGAATTTAAATTAAAAAAAGGTGATGGTATTGGGATTTTTTCACCCTCTACTCCTATAACAAAAATTGCACCTAAAAGATACAACAGAGGAAAAGAGTTCTTAGAGAAAAAAGGGTTTAAAGTAATAGAAGGAAAACTTACGGGGAAAAGTGATTTTTATAGATCAGGAACTATCGAAGAAAGAGCTGAGGAACTGAATGAATTAATAAGAGATCCAGAAGTACGATGTATTATGTCTACAATTGGAGGATCTAATTCAAATTCTTTATTACCTTATATAGACTATGAAGCTTTTATAAAAGATCCTAAAATTGTAATTGGTTATTCTGATGTGACAGCAATATTAATGGGAATATATGCTAAAACCGGAATAAAAACATTTTATGGACCAGCTATTGTTGCATCTTTTGGAGAATTAGAACCTTATAATGAATTGACTTATAAATATTTTGAGGATATTTTTGTAAAAGATATTAATGGTGACTATGAGTATAAAATCCCAGAATGTTGGACAGAAGAATATATAAATTGGGAAGAACAAATTAGACCTAAACTAAAAAATAAAAATAACTGGATCTCTTTAAAAGGTGGAGAAACTGAAGGAAGGTTAATAGTTGGGAATTTAAATACTATTACTGGGATATGGGGCAGCCAGTATATGCCTGAGATAAAAAAAGGTGATATATTATTGATAGAAGATTCATTGAAGGACATTGCTACTATTGAAAGAAGTTTTTCCTTTCTTAAAATAAATGGAGTCTTTGATAAAATCGGTGGTTTAATATTAGGTAAACATGAGCTATTTAATGATAAAGATACCAACAGAAAGCCTTATGAGGTACTTTTAGAAGTTTTAGGAGAGTATAATTTTCCTTTTCTTGCTGATGTGGACTGCTGTCATACCCATCCCATGTTTACAATGGCCATAGGATCCAATATAAGATTAGATGCGACTAATAAACAAATAATTCTTTTAAATCATTAATGCAGAGAAATAAATTAAAAGTTAAAAATAATAAATAAGGTGGAAATTATGAAACTTAATAGTTTAATTCCTGAATTAACAGTTTTAAACATAGATGTTAGTTTAAATTTTTATACAAAAATACTTGGATTTAGAATAGAATATTTTAGAGAAGAAGATAAGTTTGCTTTCATTTCTCTTAATGGAGCTCAAATGATGTTAGAAGAATACAATGATGAATTGTGGAGTACCGGGAGTTTAGAATACCCTTTTGGAAGAGGAATAAATTTTTCAATTGAAGTTCCTGATATCAATACGATATTAGAAAATCTAAAAAATAACAATATAAATCTGAAGTTAAATGTAGAAGAAAAATGGTATAGAAAAGGTACAAAATTATTAGGAGAAAAACATTTTTTAGTAATGGATACCGATGGCTATCTTTTACGATTCTTAGAAAGTTTAGGAGAAAAAGTAATTCCTAAATAAATAAAGATACTAAAATAAATTTAGATTAGGAGATATCTATGAAAGAAAAATGAATTGCAGTTATTGGAAGTCCTAGAAAAGGTGAGAATACAGATAGATTAACTGACCTTGCAATAGAAGCTTTAAACAATAAAAATATAGAAGTTAAAAAATATTACCTGAACAGTAAAAAAATTTTTGGATGTAATGCCTGTGAATACTGCATTGCAAATGGGAACTGTAATATTAAAGATGATATAACAGAGATAATCAATGAAATGAAAGTATCTGATGGGTATATTTTTGCTGCACCTTCATACAACTATAATGTAAGTTCCCAAATGAAAATATTGATGGACAGAACATTTTGTCTCAATGATTATTCCAATAACAGTTGGAAAACAAAACTAGATCCAGGGAAAAAAGCCATAATAATAGGTGTCTGTAAAGGAAAGAGTATAGCTTCTATGGGATACACCATGGAAGCTATGAGAAAACCTATAGATGAATTAGGTGTTAAAATAATTGATGAAATAAGGTATTTTGACACAAAGCATAATCCTGTTATTAGTAATCCTGAGATAAAGAAAGAATTAACTTTTAGAATTACAAATAACTCAGAATTAAAAAGATAGTTTTTAAGACTGAGGAAGAGTAAATATACATTAGCAGCAATACATAAGGGGGAAAATATAATGAATGAAAATATTGAAATTAAACTATTTGAAACAGCAAAAGAGTTTTTAATCAAAAGATTTCCAACAGAATGGGAAGGAGCGTATGATGATATAAAATTTTAAAATTTTTCACAAAAAAATCTGATATTATCAGATTTTTTTTTTTACATAATTTATATATTTTGTATCTTTTTTAGGATGTTACTTTTACACTGTATAATTTATCATTTTTTATCTCTATCTATGTTAAAATATTGTTAAAACAATAGAAAAATTATATCCCTTATAAGGGGGAAAAATATAGAGGAGGATATAGATGAAATCTATCCATGAAGAATTGAGAAAATCTGTGGAAACAGGGTTTATAGATAAAGATCATAGTTCAAATAACCTATATCTGCCCCAGTTGGTTACAAATAACAGGTTAAAAAATAAAAAAGTTTTATCGGTTATTTTAAATGAACTCAGGAATTGTGATGAGTTTTATTTTTCAGTTGCATTTCTGACTAAAAGTGGTGTGGCAGTACTGATAAATACTTTGGAGGAGCTGAGAAATAAGGGGATAAAGGGAAAGGTTTTGGTATCCCAATATCAGGATTTCACCCAGCCGGAAGCATTAAAAAATCTCCTCCAATTTGAAAATATAGAACTTCGTATAGCAACTAAAGGAAATTTTCATGCTAAGGGATATTTTTTCAGGCATGGAAAACAATATAGCCTCATGGTAGGAAGTAGTAACCTTACTGCTAGTGCCCTTTGTACCAATAAGGAATGGAACCTTATGGTTACTGCATCAGATAATTCTAGTTTAGTCTCGGAAGTTTTGGAAGAAGCAGATTTAGAGTTTGACAGGGGATATCCTGTAACTCCTGAATATATAAAAATATACGAGAGGATCTATAACCAACAGAGAGAAATGAGATATAAAAGCAGGGAGGAGATAGAACAAATATTAAATTACATTGAGCCCAATAAGATGCAGAGAAAGGCTCTTGAAAATATAGAAACTCTAAGAAGAATAGGAGAGGACAGGGGACTGTTGATATCAGCCACAGGAACCGGGAAAACCTATCTGTCGGCATTTGATGTAAAACAGTTTAATCCAAAGAAATTTCTATTTATAGTTCATAGAAGAAACATAGCTAAGAAAGCCATGGAAAGTTATAAAACTATCTTTGATAGAAATAAAAGTATGGGACTATTCTCAGGAGATGAAAAAGACACAGAGTCAGATTTTATCTTCTCCACAGTGCAGACCATCTCCAAGGAATCTAATTTAGAATTATTTTCCAAGGATCATTTTGATTATATTGTAATAGATGAAACCCACAGGGCTAGTGCTCCTACATACCAGAAAATCCTGAATCATTTTACTCCAAAATTTTTATTGGGAATGACAGCAACTCCCGAAAGAACAGATGGTTTTGATATATTTGATCAGTTTAACCATAATATTGCCTATGAGATCAGATTAGATGGAGCTCTTGAGGAGGAGATGCTGGTACCATTTCATTATTACGGAGTTACTGACATAAAGATAGAGGATAGTTCTATACCTGAAGACGAAAACTTTTCTAAATTGATCTCAGAAGAGAGGGTAGATAGGATAATTGAAAAATCAAAATTCTACGGTGCAGATGAAAAAACTATTCGGGGATTGATATTTTGCAGCAGAAAGAGGGAAAGTCAGGAGCTTTCCAGGTTATTCAACGAAAAGGGTTATAGGACAACAGCTCTTACCGGGGAAAGTTCTGAACGTGAGAGGGAGGAAGCAGTCAAAAGATTGGAGTCAGATGGAATAGACAGACTGGACTATATTTTTACAGTGGATATATTCAATGAAGGGATAGATATCCCCAAGATTAATCAGATAATCATGGTCCGGCCGACCCAGTCAGCTATAATTTTTATCCAACAGTTAGGAAGGGGCCTCAGGAAAAGCAGGGGAAAAGAATACCTTACAGTCATTGATTTTATAGGGAACTACAGTAATAACTATCTGATCCCTATAGCCCTTTACGGAGATAACAGTTTTGATAAGAGCAGGATAAAAAAGATGCTGGTTAATGAAAGCACTCTGATTCCTGGAAGTTCAACTGTTAATTTCGATAAGATATCCAAGGAAAGGATATTTAAAGCTCTGGATCTGGCTAACTTAAAGACTAAAAAAGATCTTATAAGAAATTATGAACTTTTAAAATATAAACTGGGCAGGATACCTATGATGATCGATTTCATAGGAATGAATTCTAGAGATCCAAAGACATATGTAGATTATTCAAAATCCTACTATAATTTTGTACTTACTCAGGAAAGAGATCTGATCTCTCATATGGGTGAAAGGGAGAAAAAATTATTGGAGTTTTTCTCCACAGACATTGCCAACCTTAAAAGAATCGAAGAGGTTATCCTAATATCTCACCTAATAGAGAAAGAAGAATGTAGTTTAAAAAAATTAAGGGATGATATTTTAAATAAATACGGATATGAAATATCTGAGGAAACTATAGACTCCCTGTATAAAAATCTTAATTTTGAATTTATCACAGAGAAACAGGATAAAAAGTTAGTTACAGTAAGGGAAAAATATGGATTTAATATCGTGAAATTAGAAGATAATAATTTTACTTTAGAAGATGATTTTCTGGAATCTCTAGAGGACAAAACTTTTAAGATTTTTTTATTGGATCTTCTAAATTATTCTAGGACAGCATATGATGCGATCTATAAAAAGCAAAATTTTTATGATGGGTTTAATCTTTATGAAAAGTATTCCAGAAAAGATGTTATAAGGATTTTGAACTGGGAAAAAAATGAAGTTGCCCAAGGGATAGCAGGATACAAGGTAAATGAAAAATTAGGGAACTGTCCGGTGTTTATCACCTATCATGGAGATGAACAGATCTATGATCACGGTTTTTTGAGTAGATCGGAATTTAAATGGATGTCCAAGGCCAGAAGGAAATTAACCAGTCCCGATATGACTGTTATCAGAAATCAGAAAATAAGGATGCCCCTATTTGTAAAAAAAAGTGACGATGAAGGGATAGAGTTTTTCTATATGGGGGATCTGACTCCCAAGGAAGACGGGATAAAAGAGATGAGAATAGTGGATAAAAAAGGAAAAGATGTTTCTGTGGTAGGAATAGAGTGCAGGTTAAACAGAAATGTGGAAGATGAGATGTACAGGTATCTGATGGAGGAGTAATTTGATATTGCAGAATAATATCCAGGAAGAAGCTGATAAATTGAGAAAGCAGTAAATTTTATAAAGTCCGCTAGAAAGATCTTTTGATCTTTCTAGCGGACTTTTTTTAGTTGATGAAGTTTTATTGCAGAGTGGAGTGTGGGAAATATTTTTTTAGAAAATTATATTCTTATAAAAGAATAGTATGAAAAATAATTTTATTGATTTTGTGTTATTATATTAATAATTAAGAGAATTTTTGGGGGGGATATAGGTGAAAAAAGAAGTTGAAGTTGTTGCAGCAATTATAATAGATAATGATAAATTTTTATGTACTCAAAGAAATAAGAGTAAATATGAATATATATCTTATAAATATGAGTTTCCAGGTGGGAAAGTTGAATCAGGAGAAACTTTAGAAGACGCTATAATTCGTGAAATTAAGGAAGAATTAGATAGTGAGGTAGAAGTAAAATCTAAATATTTAACAGTAAGACATGAATATCCCGATTTTATTGTGGTCATGCATAGTTTTTTATGTGAAATGTTATCTGAAAAAATTATTTTAAAAGAACATATAGATTCAAAATGGCTTTCTAATGCAGAACTTTCAAGTTTAGATTGGGCAGAAGCAGATCTACCTATAATAAAAAAACTAAATGGTGATATAGATGATGGATGTCTATAGTCAACAAGAAACAGAAACAGAATATAGATTGATAACAAATACATTTAATCATAATTTTTATTACGAATTAAAAAATTCATTATTAACGTGTAAAAGTTTTGATCTTAGTATAGCTTTCATAACATATAGTGGGCTACAATTAATTTTAGATGTTCTAAAAGAATTAGAGGAAAAAGGGATAAAAGGTAGAATTCTAACATCTAATTATCTAAATTTTACTGATCCTAAAGCCTTAAGAAGACTAAAGGAATTTTCAAATATTGAAACTAAAATATATTTAACAGATAAAAAAGGATTTCATACAAAGGGGTATATTTTTGAGTATAGAGACTACTATAGGTTAATAGTTGGATCTTCAAATTTGACACAAAATGCTTTAAAACATAATATTGAATGGAATTTAACAGTAAATTCAAAAAAAGTAGAATTTAATGAAAATTTATTTGAAGAATATAATAATACTTGGAATGAAAGTTATTCATTAGATGAAGAGTTATTATTAACTTATGAAAAAGCTAAAATAAAGCATGATGAAGCACATAGAAGAGTAAGATCTTTAAACTTATTTAAAGATATAGAAAAAATAAAACCTAATTATATGCAGAAAAAAGCTTTAGATTCTCTAAAAAGTTTTAGAAAAAATGGAGAAAATAAAGCATTGGTAATAGCTTCGACTGGAAGTGGAAAAACATATATGTCTGCTTTTGATGTAGAAGAATTTAATGGGAAATCTTTTTTATTTTTAGTTCATAGAGAGGAAATACTATATAGCGCTAAAGAAACTTTTATAAATATGAAATTGCTAAAAGAAGAAGATGCTTCTATTTTTACAGGAAATAAAAAAGAATATACTGACTACATGTTTTCTACAGTCCAAACTATGTCTAAGTATTATGAGTATTTTGAAAAGGATGATTTTGATTATATTATAATAGATGAAGCTCATCATGTAACTTCAAAAAGTTATCAGAATATAATTCAGCACTTCAAACCTCAATTTTTATTAGGAATGACTGCAACTCCTGAAAGAGGAGATGGAGGAGATATTTTTGATGTATTCGATGATAATGTAGCATTAGATCTGAGGTTAAGGGATGCCCTAGCTCATGACCTGGTGGCTCCATTTCACTATTTTGGTATAGATGATATTACTGTAGATTATAGCAGTGTTAGTTTAGATAAAATATCAGAAATGAGTAAATTACTTAAGATCAATAAAAGAGTAAAATTTATTATAGATAAATTAAATTTTTATGGTTGGGATGGGAAAAAACTGAAAGGCTTAGGTTTTTGTATTGATATAAATCATGCAGTATATATGGCTGAAGAATTCACTAAGAGAGGAATACCCTCTATAGCTCTTACAGGAAAAGACAACTCAGATAAAAGACGTGAATGTATTAAAAAATTACAAGATGAGAGAGACCCTTTAGAAATGATATTTACAGTGGATATATTCAATGAAGGAATTGATATTCCAAATGTAAATATAGTTTTAATGTTAAGGCCAACAAATTCACCAATAGTCTTTGTACAACAATTAGGAAGAGGATTACGAAAAACAAAAGAAAAAGAATATTTAACTGTTTTAGATTTTATAGGGAATCATAACAGAGCGTTTTTAATTTCATTAGCTTTAAGTGGGAGTAACTATTATGACAAAGACAGTTTAAAAGTTAGCCTTGTAAGAGATTTTATAGAAATACCGGGATGTACTCATATTCAAATGGATAAAATCTCTAAAGAAAGAATTTTAAAACAATTAGAAAATGAAAACTTTAATGCATTAAAATATTTAAAGGAAGAATATAAAGAATTTAAATTGTTAAATAAATGTAAAGTGCCATTACTTTTAGATTATCTTAGATATGATGGAGCACCAAATCCAATTAAATTTTTTCAATCTTCAATTAAAAATTATTTGGAATTTGTATTAAAAGTAGATGAAAGTTTTGAATTAGAGATTGATCCTATGTTTTCAATTTATTATACTCAATTGACAAAAATGTTACCGATAAAAAGACCTTTTGAATTTATAATTATTGAAAACTTATTAAGAAATAAAAGAATGAGTGTAGGTGATATCTTTAAAAATTTGGGGAAGTTCTTAGATGGTTGGAATGAAAATACAGTCTTACATGCAATAGAAACTTTAGATTTAAAATATGCTGATAAGAGTGAGAAAAAATCAAATTATAAATTTTTTAAGTATGATAAAGTAAATCAAGTTCTAGAGATAGAGAGAGATTTTTTTAATAATTATATTCAATATGAAGAATATTATTTGGACTTATTACATTATGGGTTACTTTTGTATCAAGAGAACTACGGCAGAAAAAATCATGGAGTTCCATTTTTTAAATTATATAGTCAATATAGCATGAGGGATACAGCATTATTATCTAATTATAAAAAAACACATTCTTCTTTTAGAGGATCAGGGTTGATTACCAATGGAAAAGAATATTTTTTATTTATAGACCTTCATAAAGAGAATGATGTTAAAGAAAGTATAAATTATGATGATAAATTTCTAAATTCTAAATATTTTCAATGGCAAACACCTAATTCTACTCGTCGTGATAGTGAGCGTGGAAAAAATATTATATATAATAAATCACGTGGTATAAACCTTCATCTCTTTGTCAGAAAATATAAAAAAATAGATAAAGTTATTCAAAATTATATTTATTTAGGAAAAGGAAATAGTAGTGAGTTTAAAGGTGAAAAGCCTATAACTGTAAAAATAAAATTAGAGAATGAAGTTCCAAATGATTTATTTATGGAATTTATTTACAAAGTATAGGTCAAAAATCAAGAAAATACACCTAAAATCCCCGTAAATAGGGGTTAATATGAAATTTTTATGGGGTACCACAATAAAAAAACTCTCTTATTTCCCTCCTAAGGTGCCTTCAAAACCTTTCCCTTATAATTGTATAGAAAATATGACGAAAGCTCTCTATCAAAGGCTTCAAACTCTTGATATCATTGGGGTTGAGAGGAGGAGAGGATAGAAAAGAACTGTTTAGACCAATGGAAGTTAAAATCACCTTCGATTGTATCAAAATCATCCTTTTTGTTTTTATACGACACTAAAAAAGGACTATATATATGATTATATAGTCCTTTTTTTGTCTGAAAACAACGTTTTTTATAACTAATATGTGTTTCAAATGGCAGGTGTACAGGAGGATAGATCCGGGAAATACAGGACCTATGGGCAGAAGTATATAATTTTATTCTTCACATTATCTTTTTAGCAAAATTTTCGTATTCAGTTTTTCTTTCCGGATAGAATAAGCTAATTTTGTAATTAAATTATCGTCAACTGAGCCAAAGACATCTCTTTCAATAAGAGTTACAACCTGTGGATGATCATTTAAAATTTTTACAAACTGGTTGTAAGTTTTTTTCTGGATTATCCAATCCATATATGAAGTATTCTTCTTAACCTCTAATTTATCGGTAGTTTTCAAATTAAGATATCTTATAGTTACAAAATTTTGTATATCTTTTGAACAGGCAACAGTTAATACAACAAGAAGTGTCAGAACGGATAAAAAAGTCCCTATCCATTTAATTCTATTTTTCATCACTACCTCCTCCTAAAATTAATAATACCCTGCACATTTTTACATTTTAATAGGCTGGGTGAGTAATCTATATTTAGTGATCTCTTCTTCGGTCATTTGATGGATACTGTCCGCTGTTGCTGCATAAATTGTAAACCAGTAAAAATCATCTGATCCTAACATTATTTCTATATATTTACGGTTAGCTTCATGCTCGGGGGAACCTACTGGATATTCAGCTGCATCTTTTTCTCCATCAGACCATGAATGAACTCCTATCTTAGCTCCTTTTTCCATTGTCCGTTCTACACCTGCTAAAAAAAGATCAACCCCACCTGAATTAATGTCACTGTTGGATAAAATTTTTGTATTTAACCCTTTTTTCCGGACAAAATAAGCTAATTTTATCATTGTATCATCATCGATTGAACCAGGGACATCTCCTTCAATAAGAGTTTCAATCTGCGGGTTATCATTTAAAATCTTTACAAATTGATCGTAAGTTTTTTCATTTATGATCCCATCTATATACAAGTTTTTATCTTTAACTTCTAATTTAGTGGTAGTTTTTAAATTAAGATACGTCATAGCCATAAAATTTTGTATATCTTTTGAACAGACAACAGTTAATGCTGTAAGAAGGATCAGGCCGGATAAAATACCACCTATCCATTTTAATTTTTTATTTTTTCTCATTGCTTTCCCCCTAGGTTTATAATATTTAATTTATAGGTAATAAATCATAGATATTTTACTACAAAAGCTGGAGTATTTTACTTTGTGAACACAAACTCCCTGCTGGTATACACAATTTCTTTCTATTGAAACACGACTTTACCGTAGATCAGATAAAAAACCTCATTGCAGGATTTTATAAAAACAGCGGTAAAGATATATTGAAGTCAATTTTGAATATATTTTTTACTGTTTCAAATGAAAAAAGAGGTGTATTTGATGGAATATATAAATTCAACACTAATAACACTGGGTATGGTTTTTATTTTCTTAGGTCTAGTGGATTCTGTAAAAATTCTAAAAGATTTTGAAAATTTTTATAAGGCAGCAAAATACTCCTATAAAACGGGTCTTATTACTTTTTCAGCCATGCTTTTATTTCTATTTTTATATGTAACTCATTTTAGTTATATCATCTTAAAGGAAGTGATTAACAATGAATTTACACATGTGAGTTCGATGCTATTTTTTATGGATGGCTTTTTCATATATACAATAATATTTCTCCTGAAGAATCTGTCATCTTCCCTGAACTCCTTTTATATGCAGACAATTAGCAGTCTGATTAGGGCGGTTAAACTAAGGGATAAATATACAAGCAATCATTCTGAGCATGTGGCTAACCTGGTCAAGGCAATCTTTGAGGATCTCCCCGGAGAATTGAAAAAAAATCTATCCAAAAATGAACTGGTAGAAGCAGCTCTCCTCCATGACATAGGAAAAATTATAACACCTTTAACAATCTTAAATAAAAAAAGTGAGTTATCTGTCGAAGAGTATGAACAGATTAAAAAACATGTATCTGACGGGATCTATATTTTAGAGCCCTTTGAGGTTTTTCATAAAATAATTCCATGGATTAAGTACCACCATGAGAGAATTGACGGTCAGGGGTATTATAAGCTGGAAAAAAATAAAATACCTCTGGAATCTAAAATTATAGCAGTAGCAGACACCTATTCTGCCCTGACTACATCCCGGATATATCAGAGGAAGAGATCTCACAGAGAGGCTGTTGAAGTTTTAAAAGCGGTTTCAGGGACTCAGTTAGACAGTGGGATAGTTGAGATACTGATAAAAATAGAGAATGAGAAAATGGAAAAAATATTTGTGAAATCAGGGTTTAATGTTAACTCTAAAATTTTAGTGGAATAAAAAAACAAGGAAAATCATAAAAAAATTCTAATATAATAGTAAGAGATTTATAGATAGAGGAGGGGATATTTATGGAAATCATGCACTTACTTAAAGAGGTTTATAATATAAAAAAAAATAATAAACGTTCACGGGATGAAATCCTGGAGATCCAGAACAGTAAACTGAATGATCTGATTGAACATGTATTAAAAAATTCAAAATTTTATCGTGAATTCTATGGAAAACATGGGATAACTCTGGAAAACTATAAAACTATAGATTACAATAAATATCCTACAATTGATAAAGATATTATTGCAGATCATTTCGACGATCTTATCTGTACTGAAGATTTTAAGAGGGAAGATTTAGAAGAATTTATAAGTCATAGGGAAAATTGGGGTGGAAGATATAAGGGCAAATATTTGGCTATGACTTCTTCGGGTTCAACGGGTCACCCTACAATATTTGTTTATGATCAGAAGGCATGGGCTACAGTAAAGGCTTTTATCATAGGAAGGGTCGATAGATCCCATAAGATGAGTCTATTAAAAAAAGAAAGGATTGCTTTTATTATAGCAACAGGAGGAAATTTTGCCAGTTATAATCTGGCACAGGAAGCAAAAAATATAAACTATACAACTCTGACTTTAGATGTAAATGGTGATTTACAGGAGATAATAGATGCGTTAAATGAATTTCAGCCAACTATTTTATCTGGCTATTCTTCATCTATAGCAGCCTTGGGAGAGGAAAAACTGGATGGGAAATTAAGAATATTTCCAAAAAGAGTATTCTGTTCAGCAGATAAATTGACCCGGAATAGAAAAGAGGTAATTGAAAGAGCATTTGGGGTAATACCTTTAAATTTTTATGGGGCAACTGAATCTTTGGGAATGGGATCGGAAATTCAAGAGAGAGGACAAATAT
This sequence is a window from Psychrilyobacter atlanticus DSM 19335. Protein-coding genes within it:
- a CDS encoding DUF3427 domain-containing protein, translated to MKSIHEELRKSVETGFIDKDHSSNNLYLPQLVTNNRLKNKKVLSVILNELRNCDEFYFSVAFLTKSGVAVLINTLEELRNKGIKGKVLVSQYQDFTQPEALKNLLQFENIELRIATKGNFHAKGYFFRHGKQYSLMVGSSNLTASALCTNKEWNLMVTASDNSSLVSEVLEEADLEFDRGYPVTPEYIKIYERIYNQQREMRYKSREEIEQILNYIEPNKMQRKALENIETLRRIGEDRGLLISATGTGKTYLSAFDVKQFNPKKFLFIVHRRNIAKKAMESYKTIFDRNKSMGLFSGDEKDTESDFIFSTVQTISKESNLELFSKDHFDYIVIDETHRASAPTYQKILNHFTPKFLLGMTATPERTDGFDIFDQFNHNIAYEIRLDGALEEEMLVPFHYYGVTDIKIEDSSIPEDENFSKLISEERVDRIIEKSKFYGADEKTIRGLIFCSRKRESQELSRLFNEKGYRTTALTGESSEREREEAVKRLESDGIDRLDYIFTVDIFNEGIDIPKINQIIMVRPTQSAIIFIQQLGRGLRKSRGKEYLTVIDFIGNYSNNYLIPIALYGDNSFDKSRIKKMLVNESTLIPGSSTVNFDKISKERIFKALDLANLKTKKDLIRNYELLKYKLGRIPMMIDFIGMNSRDPKTYVDYSKSYYNFVLTQERDLISHMGEREKKLLEFFSTDIANLKRIEEVILISHLIEKEECSLKKLRDDILNKYGYEISEETIDSLYKNLNFEFITEKQDKKLVTVREKYGFNIVKLEDNNFTLEDDFLESLEDKTFKIFLLDLLNYSRTAYDAIYKKQNFYDGFNLYEKYSRKDVIRILNWEKNEVAQGIAGYKVNEKLGNCPVFITYHGDEQIYDHGFLSRSEFKWMSKARRKLTSPDMTVIRNQKIRMPLFVKKSDDEGIEFFYMGDLTPKEDGIKEMRIVDKKGKDVSVVGIECRLNRNVEDEMYRYLMEE
- a CDS encoding flavodoxin family protein; its protein translation is MGSPRKGENTDRLTDLAIEALNNKNIEVKKYYLNSKKIFGCNACEYCIANGNCNIKDDITEIINEMKVSDGYIFAAPSYNYNVSSQMKILMDRTFCLNDYSNNSWKTKLDPGKKAIIIGVCKGKSIASMGYTMEAMRKPIDELGVKIIDEIRYFDTKHNPVISNPEIKKELTFRITNNSELKR
- a CDS encoding S66 family peptidase; amino-acid sequence: MEFKLKKGDGIGIFSPSTPITKIAPKRYNRGKEFLEKKGFKVIEGKLTGKSDFYRSGTIEERAEELNELIRDPEVRCIMSTIGGSNSNSLLPYIDYEAFIKDPKIVIGYSDVTAILMGIYAKTGIKTFYGPAIVASFGELEPYNELTYKYFEDIFVKDINGDYEYKIPECWTEEYINWEEQIRPKLKNKNNWISLKGGETEGRLIVGNLNTITGIWGSQYMPEIKKGDILLIEDSLKDIATIERSFSFLKINGVFDKIGGLILGKHELFNDKDTNRKPYEVLLEVLGEYNFPFLADVDCCHTHPMFTMAIGSNIRLDATNKQIILLNH
- a CDS encoding (deoxy)nucleoside triphosphate pyrophosphohydrolase, with the protein product MKKEVEVVAAIIIDNDKFLCTQRNKSKYEYISYKYEFPGGKVESGETLEDAIIREIKEELDSEVEVKSKYLTVRHEYPDFIVVMHSFLCEMLSEKIILKEHIDSKWLSNAELSSLDWAEADLPIIKKLNGDIDDGCL
- a CDS encoding bleomycin resistance protein, translating into MKLNSLIPELTVLNIDVSLNFYTKILGFRIEYFREEDKFAFISLNGAQMMLEEYNDELWSTGSLEYPFGRGINFSIEVPDINTILENLKNNNINLKLNVEEKWYRKGTKLLGEKHFLVMDTDGYLLRFLESLGEKVIPK
- a CDS encoding DedA family protein codes for the protein MNIVEIDKFIEILQQHQNIAYLILFMGSMVETIIGLSFLFFGEVFFLAGGILAGTGRLDIGKVIVVLYLGGIIGDNISYFIGRKYGLKLYESFSQYRFFNRVINKKNYDKGVSYFTKVGPISVFLARFMGPISWITPFISGVYTMNYRKFFFYNFFGVILGIGQFIVVGYFGGEYIDLYL